The Methanococcus voltae PS genomic interval TCGGTATTTTAGAAATACTAGTTATTCTTTCAATAGTTGTTACCGCAGGTGTGTTGGGATACAATTTTTTAGGTTCTAATACGGCAAAATACGATTTTAGCGGGGAAGAAATGTACAAATGTGCATGGGTATCTGACAACATTATAAAGAAAGGTTTTATTTTAAATGCAGAAGTAGAAGGTGAATGGACAGCTGATAAAAGTCCATTTAAAGATACCATAAGGGTAATTGGTGCAAAAGGGGGAACTCTTAAAGTTGCATACAATAACAAAGAATATGAATTAGGCGGTAGATTAGCTTCTAAGGAAGATATCGCGATTAAATACATAAAATTAGTACCTTCCGGTAATTCAATGATTACCTACAGATTAGATGAGTTACAAGCGGAGTCTTTTGCTGATTTAAAATCAAAAATTGAGCAAGAAACCTCGATTGAAGGCTTAAATCCAAAATATATTATTGTTAAAGGCTCAATTGCTTCAGACGGTAATACATTGTTGCCTACGACACAACAACAGATTAGAAACGTGTTTAAATACGATGAATTAATGCCAGTATTCAATATATTATTAAATGGTACTACAATGATTGGAGACTTCGAAATTAGTCATTTTGAATCACTTGACGAGATTTTGAAACCAAACAATGTTTTAACATCCGACTTAAAAGTTTCTGTAGTCTATGAAGAAACCAACAGCGAATTAGCTGAAAAAATTGGTGAAAATTCCAAATTAAAGGTTAGTTCATGGAAATAAATATAAAAATAGATAAGAGATAGTTCTAGATATTTCTAGATATTTCAATTATATTTCTTAATTTTTTAATATTGATTATACGCATATTAAAATAATTTATTAATGTATTTAGAATAAAGTTTATTAAAATTTATTAAAATTTACAATATTTAAAATATTTACGACAGATGTTTAGATGTAATTAAAACGATGTTTGATAAGGATTAGTGATAAAATGAATTTAAATCTAAATTTAAAAGAAAAAGTTAATCCAAATGATATTTTTGTTATTATAAGTTGTATGTTTGTGATACTTGCATGCAATATTTCAGTCACAACCGGCGCTATAGTCCTATTTTGTGCGAGTTTCTTTTATTTATCCTTCAATGTTGGAAAAAATATTATTAAAAAATATTTAAATCCTGAATTTGATGATAATAAAGATGGTGAATTAATTAATTTAATAAGAGAAAATATTAATTATGAAAAACATAGGAAAATTGGGTTACTTTTAATAGCTGTAGGGGCTTTATTTACCGTAGCAGACTTAATCTGGGTTAGCGGAGTTCCTTTATTTGACCCTGCCTCAAGAAAGTTTTTAAATGTTGGATTTACGGGATTAGCGCATCTTTTACCACTAGGTTGGGCGATAGTTGTTTCATGCACTGAAATGAGCAAAAAAAAGGTATTTGGCTATTCTTTGGTTTTCGCGGCATTGGTTGCTTTACTAGGCTATAGGACTCAGGTTATTATCCTATTGCTATCTACAATATTCGTTATGTACTATAACAACAAGTTATCGAATAAACAGGTTGTTTACCCAGTTGTTGGACTTGCTTTAATCGTAATTGTAATGTCAGTACTAAGATTTTATTCGCTAAATATTGGCGGAAATCCGATTGTATCGCGTGTACAGTTGACTATGAATATCTTAGATATGATAGTTCAAAATTTTGAAGGTAGCCTTCAAGGTGTGTTACATACTGCAATTTTTTCATCATATAAACTTATTCCTGGCGTTTCTTCGGGCCCTAGAACTATAGTTGCAAATAGTCTTGGAATAGAAGGTGTTACAATTACACCTACGATATTTGGAGCAGTTTTTGCAGATTTTGGATATTTAGGATTAATACCTTACTTCGGAACTCTCGGTATATTCATTGGGGCATTACATTACATTAGTAGCAAACTTAATGGCGTATTTATGGGAATATACGCGATATTAATTGCTTATTTACTCGCAGGGATTGAAACTGGTATATTGGATTTAGATGTAGTATTTTTCTTTGGATTAGGTGCTTTTTCTTTGGTTTATGGATTATACGAAGCATATAAAGTGAAAAAAAGATAAAATAAAGATAATATAAAAAATAAATTAAATTAAATTAAATTAAAAATAAGATAATAGTATAAGATAATAAGATAATAAGATAAGATTGAAAAAATAAATAATGTGTGGTTGTATGAATTCAAATTCTCATAAAAATTCTAAAAAATTAGGTCAGTGCTTTTTAAAGGATAAAAATTTTGTAAAAAAAGCAATAAGCAGTGCAAATTTAAATGATGAGGATATAGTACTTGAAATAGGTCTTGGTGAAGGTGTACTTACCAAAGAACTTGCAAAAGTAGCTAAAAAAGTCTACGTAATAGAGCTTGATAAGAGATTAGAAGTATTTGCCAAAGAAGTAGTTAAAGAGTACCCTAATGTGACCATTATATGGGAAGACGCTTTAAAAGTGGATTTGGATTCATTGGACTTCAATAAGATAGTTGCTAACTTACCTTATCAAATATCTTCACCGATTACTTTTAAATTTTTAGAGCGTAAAAAAGGTTTTGATTTAGCTGTACTAATGTATCAATACGAATTTGCCAAAAGAATGGTGGGAAAAGAAGATACAAAAGAATATAGTAGACTTAGCGTAGCGGTTCAATATCATGCCGACGTAAAGATGGTTTGTAAAGTTCCACCTACTGCATTTTCGCCTAAACCCAAAGTAGATTCGGCAATTGTTAAATTAATTAAAAAAAATCCTGATTATCAGGTATTAGATGAAAAAACATTTAAAAATTTACTTAAAGCATTATTCCAACATAGAAATAAAACAGTTGGTAAGGCTCTTGTTAATTCTGCACACGAGCTTAATCTTACTCGTGAACATGTTAAAGAATTTATAGAAGCGTATTCTGAAGAGTTTGACTTTAAAGAAAGAGTTTTTAAATTACCTGGCTTTGAAATAGGTGAATTATCTAATTTATTGAATAAATTTATTTCTAAATTACCTAAATTGGAACAATAGGTATATAAAGCATAAGAATAGATTATACTAATCGAGCAGATGATGACGTTATCCCCAGCTGATGATTTTTCAAGCGATGAGATATTTTTCATGAAAACCTGATGCTCACTTTTTATTTTAAAAAATTAATATAATTTAATATAATTTAATTTATCTTAAATTCCTAATCTACTTCTCTTTTTATTAATGTGAGATTCAATATTTGATGCTGCTTTCACCATATCTGTTTCTACATCTAATTTAGCACCAGTTAGGTTCTCTAAATCGTTTGTAAGTAATTTTACCAAACTTTCTCCGCCAGTAACTGGAGGTAATGGTGAAACGTGGGTGTATAACCCAAATCCTAGTGCAAACAAAGCGTCAATGGTTGCTTTTTGCTCCATATATTCCGGTGCAGTTACTGCAATTGGTAAATCTTTTGTATCTACGTTTAAAGCTTTGGTTAATTCTGTTACAAGCATAGATATCCTACCTGTATCAGTACAAGTTCCAAAGCTAAGTACTGGAGGTATTTTTAACAATTTACAAACTCCTGCAAGTTTAGAGCCTGCCATATCTATTGCATCTAGTGAAGTTAAGCCTGCAACCTGTAAAGCTGCGTTTCCACACCCTGCACTAACCACTAAAATGTCTTTTTTGATTAATTCTTTTGCAATCGCCACTGTATTCATATCGTGACCATTTCCATGTATGGATGTACAACTTATTAAAGCTACAACCCCTTTAATGTCTCCATCTTTAATAGCGTTTAATAATGGGTCTAAACTGCCACCTAATATGTTCAATATAGCTTCTGTGGATACACCGACTATTGCTTCAGTTTTTCTATTTGGTACGTGACTTTTTGTTGATTTTCTATTTTTATAATTTTTAAAAGCTATATTTATTATTTCTTCCGCCATTTTTTCTACTTTGTGAGGTTCATAATCCATATTTATACTTACGTGAGGCAATTTAACAAGTTTTGATACTGAAATTAGTGTAGTATTGTACTTTTTAGAATACTCATTCAGTCTAGGAAGACTACAATTCATATCCATTGCGAAAACGTCTACTGCATTTGTTGCCAAAAGTGGCTCAATTGTAATCCAATTCCCAGTTAAACCAACAAATACATCGTCTACATTAAATCTCTGTATTAATTCCTGACCAGTTTCAATGGAACCTACTATTCTTAATCCTTTTGCACCTTCGGCTCCTGCCCGTTCTTGTATTTTCGAGCTTCTAGCCATGTTGATTAATGCTGCACCAACGAAAGGCTCGTGACCGTTTACCACGATATTTATGTATTCTGGGTCAACTATTCCTAAATCAACGTCTACTTTATGAGGCATTGGTGTGCCATACAATATATCTTGCACCATTTCCAGACCTATTTGAGCCCCATATATGCAAGAAATCCCCAAACGCATTGCTTTTAAAGCTAATGAAACGTAATCGCTATCCACATTTGTTAAACAACTTGATGTAGAAACTAGCATCTCTTCTTGAGGTCCTGCGGGATATATCCCCAATTTATTCCAAAGGTCTTGACGTGGCTTTGGTGCAAAACGTTCCACCATTATGGATGGTCTACTAGTATAGGTTTGTTCATAAAGGAATTTTGCCAAATTAACTGCGGTTTCATTTACTGAAGTGACTTTTAAACCACATGCGTTTGCAAAAGTTTTTAATTTATTTATATCTTGAATTTCAAATGGGGTTCTACCCTCTGCAGTTGATTTTAAGGTTCTGAATGCTTCCTTTGCGTGATATGTGTATGTACTAGTCCCCATAACATTTCTAAGTAACATGTATCTCATTGCCATTGCGTCAGGACCAATTCCACATGCCCCCGAGTCTATTTTCCGTTTCCCCTCGACAATTGGTGTAATACGGCATGGTCCATTGCTACAGAGTTGGCAACTCATCCCTTGACTACAAAAACCACATCTAACGGTTTCTTGCTGGTCTTCTCGGTCAAAAATGTTAGACATGTTGTCTTCTATTAATTTTTGGTACATTTCATTTATTGAATCATGTTCTGAAACTTTTTTCATACGACCCCCTCATCCTCGTATACAATATAATTTTTATTTTTCATAATTTAAATATTATGACGTATTACACAATAAAAGTGTTAAAATGTGAAAATAACTAAAAAATAAATTATAAAAAATAAAGAAA includes:
- a CDS encoding oligosaccharide repeat unit polymerase family protein, with the translated sequence MNLNLNLKEKVNPNDIFVIISCMFVILACNISVTTGAIVLFCASFFYLSFNVGKNIIKKYLNPEFDDNKDGELINLIRENINYEKHRKIGLLLIAVGALFTVADLIWVSGVPLFDPASRKFLNVGFTGLAHLLPLGWAIVVSCTEMSKKKVFGYSLVFAALVALLGYRTQVIILLLSTIFVMYYNNKLSNKQVVYPVVGLALIVIVMSVLRFYSLNIGGNPIVSRVQLTMNILDMIVQNFEGSLQGVLHTAIFSSYKLIPGVSSGPRTIVANSLGIEGVTITPTIFGAVFADFGYLGLIPYFGTLGIFIGALHYISSKLNGVFMGIYAILIAYLLAGIETGILDLDVVFFFGLGAFSLVYGLYEAYKVKKR
- a CDS encoding TrmB family transcriptional regulator sugar-binding domain-containing protein — translated: MKLKIGILEILVILSIVVTAGVLGYNFLGSNTAKYDFSGEEMYKCAWVSDNIIKKGFILNAEVEGEWTADKSPFKDTIRVIGAKGGTLKVAYNNKEYELGGRLASKEDIAIKYIKLVPSGNSMITYRLDELQAESFADLKSKIEQETSIEGLNPKYIIVKGSIASDGNTLLPTTQQQIRNVFKYDELMPVFNILLNGTTMIGDFEISHFESLDEILKPNNVLTSDLKVSVVYEETNSELAEKIGENSKLKVSSWK
- the cooS gene encoding anaerobic carbon-monoxide dehydrogenase catalytic subunit, with product MKKVSEHDSINEMYQKLIEDNMSNIFDREDQQETVRCGFCSQGMSCQLCSNGPCRITPIVEGKRKIDSGACGIGPDAMAMRYMLLRNVMGTSTYTYHAKEAFRTLKSTAEGRTPFEIQDINKLKTFANACGLKVTSVNETAVNLAKFLYEQTYTSRPSIMVERFAPKPRQDLWNKLGIYPAGPQEEMLVSTSSCLTNVDSDYVSLALKAMRLGISCIYGAQIGLEMVQDILYGTPMPHKVDVDLGIVDPEYINIVVNGHEPFVGAALINMARSSKIQERAGAEGAKGLRIVGSIETGQELIQRFNVDDVFVGLTGNWITIEPLLATNAVDVFAMDMNCSLPRLNEYSKKYNTTLISVSKLVKLPHVSINMDYEPHKVEKMAEEIINIAFKNYKNRKSTKSHVPNRKTEAIVGVSTEAILNILGGSLDPLLNAIKDGDIKGVVALISCTSIHGNGHDMNTVAIAKELIKKDILVVSAGCGNAALQVAGLTSLDAIDMAGSKLAGVCKLLKIPPVLSFGTCTDTGRISMLVTELTKALNVDTKDLPIAVTAPEYMEQKATIDALFALGFGLYTHVSPLPPVTGGESLVKLLTNDLENLTGAKLDVETDMVKAASNIESHINKKRSRLGI
- the rsmA gene encoding 16S rRNA (adenine(1518)-N(6)/adenine(1519)-N(6))-dimethyltransferase RsmA, yielding MNSNSHKNSKKLGQCFLKDKNFVKKAISSANLNDEDIVLEIGLGEGVLTKELAKVAKKVYVIELDKRLEVFAKEVVKEYPNVTIIWEDALKVDLDSLDFNKIVANLPYQISSPITFKFLERKKGFDLAVLMYQYEFAKRMVGKEDTKEYSRLSVAVQYHADVKMVCKVPPTAFSPKPKVDSAIVKLIKKNPDYQVLDEKTFKNLLKALFQHRNKTVGKALVNSAHELNLTREHVKEFIEAYSEEFDFKERVFKLPGFEIGELSNLLNKFISKLPKLEQ